Proteins from one Chitinophaga oryzae genomic window:
- a CDS encoding head GIN domain-containing protein, producing MKTIFKYVAPATLAVLCIALVSFTGIRNERVRGNGHMKSETRTAGDFDKISTGGVYHVELQQGSTNSISIDAEENLLPYIETRISGGELEVFTRKGVNIDPTQKIIVHVTLQQVKKLSASGACSYTGKGRIKSDNLKLVFSGATHADLDLSARSLEVGMSGASRVDLKGNCEKVAYQASGAANIDALEFQTDEAEIGISGSGEAKVAVAKKLNVSVSGVGKVRYKGNPAVNQSVSGMGNVRQI from the coding sequence ATGAAAACAATCTTTAAGTATGTAGCTCCGGCCACCCTGGCAGTGCTTTGCATAGCCCTCGTATCTTTCACCGGCATCCGTAACGAACGGGTAAGAGGAAACGGTCATATGAAATCTGAAACCCGGACAGCCGGTGACTTTGACAAGATCTCTACCGGTGGCGTATATCACGTAGAGCTGCAACAGGGCAGCACCAACAGTATTTCGATCGATGCAGAAGAAAACCTGTTGCCCTATATAGAAACGAGGATCTCCGGTGGTGAACTGGAAGTATTTACCCGTAAAGGGGTGAATATCGATCCTACCCAGAAGATTATTGTGCATGTGACCCTGCAGCAGGTAAAGAAACTGTCTGCCAGCGGCGCCTGCAGCTATACCGGTAAAGGACGTATCAAATCAGACAACCTGAAGCTGGTTTTCAGCGGCGCTACCCATGCCGACCTGGACCTGAGTGCGAGGAGCCTGGAAGTGGGCATGTCCGGCGCGAGCCGTGTGGACCTGAAAGGCAATTGTGAAAAGGTCGCGTACCAGGCATCCGGCGCTGCCAATATAGACGCGCTGGAGTTCCAGACTGATGAGGCAGAAATTGGTATCTCCGGCAGTGGTGAGGCGAAAGTGGCTGTAGCGAAAAAACTGAATGTGAGCGTGTCCGGTGTGGGCAAGGTAAGATATAAAGGCAATCCCGCCGTTAACCAGTCCGTTTCCGGTATGGGCAACGTGCGTCAAATTTAA